In Flavivirga abyssicola, the following are encoded in one genomic region:
- the dusB gene encoding tRNA dihydrouridine synthase DusB — MVKIDNIELPNFPLLLAPMEDVSDPPFRALCKEQGADVVYTEFVSSEGLIRNAAKSVMKLDIYEKERPVGIQIFGANLDSMLQTIDIVSASKPDIIDINFGCPVKKVVSKGAGAGILKDVCLMEKLTAEMVKRTNIPVTVKTRLGWDHDSIRIVEVAERLQDVGCKAIAIHGRTRAQMYKGDADWKPIAEVKNNPRMHIPVFGNGDVDSPERAVEMRDSYGLDGAMIGRATIGNPWFFKQVKHYFETGEHLAPISLAERVEAARRHLQMSIDWKGEILGVFETRRHYTNYFKGIPHFKEYRMKMVTSDHSADVFAAFDEVLEKFSDYQFTE; from the coding sequence GTGGTAAAAATAGACAACATAGAACTTCCAAATTTTCCATTGCTTTTAGCTCCTATGGAAGATGTTAGTGATCCGCCGTTTCGTGCTTTGTGTAAGGAGCAGGGAGCAGATGTTGTATATACCGAGTTTGTGTCCAGCGAGGGTTTAATTCGTAATGCGGCTAAAAGTGTTATGAAGTTAGATATTTATGAGAAAGAGCGTCCAGTAGGGATTCAAATTTTTGGAGCTAATTTAGACAGTATGCTACAGACTATTGATATTGTTTCTGCTTCAAAACCAGATATTATCGATATTAATTTTGGTTGCCCTGTAAAAAAAGTGGTGAGTAAAGGCGCAGGCGCAGGTATTTTGAAAGATGTGTGTTTGATGGAGAAGCTTACTGCCGAAATGGTTAAACGAACTAATATCCCAGTTACTGTTAAAACTCGTTTGGGTTGGGATCATGATTCTATAAGAATAGTTGAGGTTGCAGAAAGGTTACAAGATGTTGGTTGTAAGGCTATTGCTATACATGGGCGTACCAGAGCGCAAATGTATAAGGGTGATGCTGATTGGAAGCCTATTGCTGAGGTAAAAAATAATCCGCGTATGCATATTCCTGTGTTTGGAAATGGTGATGTGGATAGTCCAGAAAGAGCTGTAGAAATGCGAGATAGCTATGGACTTGATGGCGCTATGATTGGTCGTGCTACTATTGGAAACCCATGGTTTTTTAAGCAAGTCAAACATTATTTTGAGACAGGCGAACATCTAGCACCTATATCTTTAGCGGAGCGTGTTGAGGCTGCTCGTAGACATTTACAAATGTCCATTGATTGGAAAGGTGAAATTCTAGGTGTTTTCGAAACCCGTAGACATTACACTAATTATTTTAAAGGTATTCCACACTTTAAAGAATACCGTATGAAAATGGTAACCAGCGATCATTCAGCAGATGTGTTTGCTGCTTTTGATGAAGTATTAGAAAAGTTTTCAGATTATCAGTTTACCGAATAA
- a CDS encoding ABC transporter permease has protein sequence MHFSLYIAKRYLRSKSTNNAINFITIIAIIGVILGAGSLFIVLSGFAGLKDFTLEFSSIVDPDLKAESSVGKSFILTEEDLSKLNDLEEVALFSKSIEERVAIACNDKNYLATIKGVDEHFKDVVNIESKIDHGNWLSQNSNHIVVGWGISNNLSLGVLDLSKSINIYVPKPGKGQITSNKKAFNTVNALNVGVFYINETLNDTYVYASLDLAKNLLSYSPNQVSAIEFKLNEGVDETLAKQKIQEALGSKVVLKNRAQLNDALYKMLNTENLVVYLIFTLVLIIAFFNIIGSLIMMMLDKKRSLSTLFNMGATIKDIRRIFFLQGSLMSVVGGFIGLGVALIVTVLQKVFDLVMITPSLAYPMTIKIENFFIVFITISVLGSIASKIASVRISKSLIKGY, from the coding sequence ATGCACTTTTCATTATATATAGCAAAACGTTATTTACGCTCTAAAAGCACCAACAATGCTATTAATTTTATTACTATTATCGCCATTATTGGTGTTATATTAGGTGCCGGTTCATTATTTATTGTGCTATCTGGTTTTGCAGGTTTAAAAGATTTCACCCTTGAATTTTCCAGCATTGTCGATCCTGATCTAAAAGCTGAGTCTTCAGTTGGTAAATCATTTATTTTAACAGAAGAAGATCTTTCTAAACTAAATGACTTAGAAGAAGTAGCGTTATTCTCTAAAAGTATTGAAGAACGTGTCGCTATTGCTTGTAATGATAAAAATTATTTAGCAACCATTAAAGGGGTTGATGAGCACTTTAAAGACGTTGTTAATATTGAATCTAAAATAGATCATGGTAATTGGTTAAGTCAAAACTCCAATCATATTGTAGTAGGTTGGGGTATTTCAAATAATTTGTCCCTTGGTGTTTTAGATTTATCAAAATCTATTAATATTTATGTGCCTAAACCAGGGAAGGGACAAATAACTTCTAACAAAAAAGCATTTAATACCGTTAACGCCCTTAATGTTGGTGTGTTTTATATAAATGAAACATTAAATGACACTTATGTATATGCTTCCTTAGATTTGGCTAAAAACCTTTTAAGTTATAGTCCAAATCAAGTATCTGCAATAGAATTTAAACTTAATGAAGGCGTAGACGAAACGCTTGCAAAGCAAAAAATTCAAGAAGCCTTAGGATCTAAAGTTGTTTTAAAAAATAGGGCTCAACTTAATGATGCGCTCTATAAAATGTTAAATACCGAAAATCTTGTAGTATATTTAATATTCACTCTTGTTTTAATTATCGCCTTTTTCAATATTATCGGATCATTAATCATGATGATGTTAGATAAGAAGAGAAGTTTAAGTACACTTTTTAATATGGGAGCCACCATAAAAGACATTCGTAGAATTTTCTTTTTACAAGGTAGCTTAATGAGTGTTGTAGGCGGTTTTATAGGTTTGGGTGTCGCATTAATAGTCACAGTGCTTCAAAAAGTATTTGACTTGGTTATGATAACACCGTCGTTGGCTTATCCAATGACCATAAAGATTGAAAACTTTTTTATTGTATTTATAACCATTTCGGTTTTGGGTAGTATTGCTTCTAAAATTGCATCTGTAAGAATTTCAAAATCACTGATAAAAGGCTATTAA
- the rbfA gene encoding 30S ribosome-binding factor RbfA gives MEESQRQKKIGSVLQRDLVEVLQGAATQGGMQGILISVSKVKVTVDLSVAKVYLSIFPNDKAKALIEGIKSNTPLIRHELAQRTKHQLRRMPSLEFFVDDSLEYIDQIEKSLKGEENPIKDPNILNKRKKS, from the coding sequence ATGGAGGAAAGTCAAAGACAAAAAAAAATAGGATCTGTTTTACAGCGTGATTTAGTTGAAGTTTTGCAGGGAGCCGCTACTCAAGGCGGTATGCAGGGTATATTAATATCGGTATCTAAAGTTAAAGTAACGGTTGATTTATCGGTTGCTAAAGTATATTTGAGTATCTTTCCAAACGATAAAGCTAAAGCACTTATTGAAGGCATAAAATCCAATACACCTTTAATTAGACATGAATTAGCACAACGCACCAAACACCAATTAAGACGTATGCCTAGTTTAGAATTTTTTGTAGACGACTCTTTAGAATACATTGACCAAATAGAAAAATCTCTGAAAGGAGAAGAAAACCCCATTAAAGACCCTAATATTTTAAACAAAAGAAAAAAATCTTAA
- the mce gene encoding methylmalonyl-CoA epimerase, producing MNKIEHIGIAVKNLENSNELFSKLFGKPHYKIEEVKSEGVNTSFFKIGDNKIELLEATKEDSPIAKFIDKKGEGIHHIAFDVTDIEAEIKRLKNEGFKVLNETPKKGADNKLVAFLHPKFSNGVLIELCQDIKG from the coding sequence ATGAATAAAATAGAACATATAGGGATTGCTGTAAAAAACCTTGAAAACTCTAATGAATTGTTTTCTAAATTATTTGGCAAACCTCATTATAAAATAGAAGAGGTAAAAAGCGAAGGTGTTAATACTTCTTTTTTTAAAATTGGTGATAATAAAATTGAATTGTTGGAAGCTACTAAAGAAGACAGTCCGATTGCAAAATTTATAGATAAAAAGGGAGAAGGTATTCATCATATTGCTTTTGATGTTACTGATATTGAAGCAGAAATTAAACGCCTTAAAAATGAAGGTTTCAAGGTTTTGAATGAGACTCCAAAAAAAGGAGCTGACAATAAATTAGTGGCTTTTTTGCATCCAAAATTTTCAAATGGCGTTTTAATTGAACTGTGTCAAGACATAAAGGGATAA
- a CDS encoding sugar MFS transporter — protein MSNNQEMSSQSKNNTLVPIIIIAGLFFIFGFVTWINGALIPFMKTINELTDAQSYLVATASYISFVVMALPASYIINKIGYRKGMSLGLIIMAIGALVFIPAAEARTYWMFLSAIFIQGAGMTLLQTASNPYITILGPIESAAKRIAIMGIANKVAGALGSVIFGAILLSGIDEIKEKLNLVDATEKASLLNTMADSVVTPYVVMAIVLFLLGVLIRKAPLPHVEAQPIKVSETGGKAKSSILQFPHLWLGVLALFVYVGVEVIAGDTIIAYGISLDIPVEQAKFFTLFTLMAMVATYALGVFLIPKYISQAFALKASAVLGIILSFCIVFSDGFASVLFVAALGIANALVWPAVWPLALTGLGKFTKTASALLIMAISGGAILPLLYGDLVDRKKEHLLASGINEVSATADAASFGYWILLPCYVIILYYAFFGHKVGLEKV, from the coding sequence ATGTCTAATAACCAAGAAATGTCTTCCCAATCGAAAAACAACACACTAGTTCCAATAATTATTATTGCTGGATTATTTTTTATTTTCGGATTTGTTACATGGATAAACGGTGCGTTAATTCCATTTATGAAAACGATAAATGAGCTAACCGATGCACAGTCTTATCTGGTAGCAACGGCATCTTATATTTCATTTGTTGTCATGGCATTACCAGCCTCATATATTATAAACAAAATTGGTTACAGAAAGGGCATGTCATTGGGATTAATAATAATGGCAATTGGAGCCTTGGTTTTTATACCAGCTGCCGAGGCTAGAACCTATTGGATGTTTTTGTCAGCGATTTTTATACAAGGAGCAGGGATGACTTTATTACAAACAGCTTCAAATCCCTATATAACTATTCTAGGACCTATTGAAAGTGCAGCAAAACGTATTGCTATAATGGGAATTGCCAATAAAGTGGCAGGAGCATTAGGCTCTGTAATTTTTGGAGCGATTTTGCTATCTGGAATAGACGAGATTAAAGAAAAACTAAATCTTGTGGATGCTACTGAAAAAGCTAGTTTATTAAATACAATGGCAGATAGCGTTGTTACACCTTATGTAGTTATGGCAATTGTTTTGTTTTTACTAGGGGTTTTAATTAGAAAGGCGCCTCTACCCCATGTTGAAGCACAACCCATTAAAGTATCTGAAACTGGAGGAAAAGCAAAATCAAGTATTTTACAATTTCCTCATTTGTGGTTAGGTGTTTTAGCTTTGTTTGTTTATGTTGGTGTGGAGGTTATCGCTGGAGACACCATTATTGCTTATGGTATATCATTGGATATTCCTGTAGAACAAGCTAAATTTTTCACGTTGTTTACATTAATGGCCATGGTTGCTACTTATGCTTTAGGGGTATTTTTAATACCAAAATATATAAGTCAGGCTTTCGCTTTAAAAGCAAGTGCCGTTTTAGGAATTATACTGTCTTTTTGTATTGTATTTTCTGATGGTTTTGCTTCAGTACTTTTTGTAGCTGCATTAGGTATCGCTAATGCTCTTGTTTGGCCAGCTGTTTGGCCACTAGCTTTAACTGGGTTAGGTAAATTTACTAAAACAGCTTCGGCATTACTCATTATGGCTATTTCCGGAGGTGCTATTCTACCATTATTATATGGTGATTTAGTAGATAGAAAAAAAGAACATTTACTTGCTAGTGGGATAAATGAAGTTTCTGCTACAGCAGATGCTGCATCTTTTGGTTATTGGATTTTATTGCCATGTTATGTAATTATTCTTTATTATGCCTTTTTTGGGCATAAAGTAGGGCTTGAAAAAGTATAG
- a CDS encoding general secretion pathway protein GspD has protein sequence MKKILFTLLCFIPCFLFSQIDNRIETIKNQLELLSVENSGLAEQAKTEISVNNITLANFILAISNTHGVNINISPELNQTNIANNNFSNVTVSDLLVFLCKEYDLTIDFTGTILSIKKYTPPVEVPKKRIIPIVFNPGKNTITIDAKNDKLYDVFKRIMDESAKNLVFTPGLENKTLTSYIKEMPFDAAMDKLALANNLYTEKTKDNFYVFEDNTPSGDQSSSNSRLKRGQNLNFKVLDLENKLLEVDFNNTPIKDIIHDIGNALNIDIFTATPLDKAGTATFKASSISFDNLLVKIFESNSNATPNTNLQTTSTNSNNRTNSNSVPSNSNNEIFTFKKENGIYYFGTENQLSIRKVEIIHLMHRSVELFSDPSGGSGRSRTVGRSNYNDNNYNSYGSNYNRNPNQNFNNSINNSSGLNRNRNISNTSNYNNRSSNTSNGISKSIEEIIPDEIAQDLDIKIDHELNSLYVTGSSTKIERLKDFIAYIDKTVPVVLIEAMFIEVNKNNTIEAGVTWGIGDEPSETKGTIFPKTDFTLGAKTINKVINGFSGFDRLNLGKVVPNFFATVKAMESNGNLKIRSTPKLSTLNGHRATFSNGVTSYYAVTQRNIYGTDNPQTSEITNYEPIDAELGLTIKPLVSGDGQVTLDIFVIQSSFGSRIDENAPPDISSREFSSIIRVQDQDIVVLGGLEEQTKKNSGSGVPFLARIPIIKWLFSSRKREASKAKLTVFIKPTIIY, from the coding sequence ATGAAAAAAATACTGTTTACACTACTCTGTTTTATACCTTGTTTTCTATTCTCCCAAATAGACAATCGTATTGAAACTATTAAAAATCAGCTAGAATTACTTTCGGTTGAAAACTCTGGATTGGCAGAACAAGCAAAAACCGAAATAAGCGTAAACAATATTACTTTAGCTAATTTTATTTTGGCAATATCTAATACGCATGGTGTTAACATCAATATTTCGCCAGAACTTAATCAAACAAACATTGCCAACAACAATTTTTCTAATGTCACGGTATCTGACCTATTAGTGTTTTTATGTAAAGAATACGATTTAACTATCGATTTTACAGGAACGATCTTGTCCATTAAAAAATATACACCTCCAGTAGAAGTTCCTAAAAAACGTATCATTCCCATAGTATTTAACCCCGGAAAGAATACAATCACTATTGATGCTAAAAACGATAAGTTATATGACGTTTTTAAACGTATCATGGATGAAAGCGCAAAAAATCTCGTATTTACACCTGGCTTAGAAAATAAAACACTGACTTCCTATATAAAAGAGATGCCTTTTGATGCCGCTATGGACAAACTAGCATTGGCTAATAATTTGTATACAGAAAAAACAAAAGACAATTTTTATGTTTTTGAAGACAATACACCTTCAGGCGATCAAAGTTCATCAAACTCACGATTAAAAAGAGGTCAGAACCTAAACTTTAAAGTTTTAGATCTAGAAAACAAATTATTGGAAGTCGATTTTAATAATACACCTATAAAAGATATTATCCATGACATTGGAAACGCTCTTAATATCGATATATTCACAGCCACACCTTTGGATAAGGCAGGAACTGCAACATTTAAAGCATCTTCTATTTCGTTTGATAACCTTTTGGTTAAAATATTTGAGTCCAATTCAAACGCAACACCAAATACGAACTTGCAAACCACATCTACTAATTCAAATAATCGTACAAATTCTAATTCAGTCCCTTCTAACTCCAATAACGAAATTTTCACATTCAAAAAAGAAAATGGAATCTACTATTTTGGAACCGAAAATCAATTAAGTATCCGTAAGGTAGAAATTATTCATTTAATGCATCGTTCTGTAGAATTATTCTCTGATCCATCTGGTGGAAGCGGGAGAAGCAGGACTGTAGGAAGAAGTAATTATAATGATAATAACTACAATAGTTATGGCTCTAATTACAACCGAAACCCTAACCAAAACTTCAATAATTCTATTAATAACTCGTCTGGATTAAATCGGAACAGAAATATATCAAATACTAGCAATTATAATAACAGATCTAGTAACACATCTAACGGCATTTCTAAAAGCATTGAAGAAATTATCCCTGATGAAATAGCCCAAGATTTAGATATTAAAATAGATCACGAACTTAACAGTTTATATGTCACAGGTTCCAGTACTAAAATTGAACGCCTTAAAGACTTTATTGCTTATATAGATAAAACTGTTCCTGTTGTATTGATAGAAGCCATGTTTATAGAAGTAAATAAAAATAATACCATAGAAGCTGGTGTCACTTGGGGGATTGGAGACGAACCTTCTGAAACAAAAGGAACCATTTTTCCAAAAACTGATTTCACTCTAGGCGCAAAAACCATCAATAAAGTTATTAATGGGTTCAGTGGGTTTGATAGACTAAATTTAGGAAAAGTAGTCCCAAACTTTTTTGCTACAGTCAAAGCCATGGAAAGTAATGGCAATCTTAAAATTAGATCAACACCCAAACTTTCTACATTAAATGGACATCGAGCCACTTTCTCAAACGGAGTAACGTCTTATTATGCCGTAACACAACGTAACATTTATGGAACAGATAATCCGCAAACATCAGAAATAACTAATTATGAGCCTATTGATGCAGAGCTTGGGCTAACTATAAAACCATTGGTTTCTGGTGATGGTCAGGTAACACTTGACATTTTCGTTATCCAATCCAGTTTTGGTTCTCGTATTGATGAAAATGCACCGCCAGATATTAGTTCACGTGAATTTAGTTCTATTATTCGTGTTCAAGATCAGGACATTGTAGTTTTAGGTGGATTAGAGGAGCAAACCAAAAAAAACTCAGGCTCTGGGGTTCCTTTTTTAGCTCGGATACCTATTATAAAATGGTTATTTAGCTCCAGGAAACGAGAAGCATCAAAAGCAAAATTGACCGTATTTATTAAACCAACTATTATCTATTAA
- a CDS encoding tail fiber protein, producing the protein MKKLLFLLSFSLFTIMQLDAQTTNFDNLNANLYTNKAITWTSSNFGSGFGHRIINADPGGKTLLNFQARHDTSVWSDLLTLTSQGRVGIGTNAPSTLLELSSIGRSELTLSGDGSSAINAGIILKANHSSNQRGLGLFMHDKGGQNEWFIGRPYSGSDKFVINRRNNVLNHDTTTSSLIHNNSTQVTENLFTVNATGFVGIGTVNPSTLLEIKSSSSPVFKIIHNTEASNWGLKLSQKNDLSGSIEMSGRDLNIASGWNKKIILGVPEYDSNGGQVVVPWGKVGIGTTTPDAKLAVKGNIHTNEVKVDLLGAIAPDYVFYKDYDLKTLTEVENYITEKGHLPNIPSAKDMETNGLYLKQMNLKLLEKIEELTLYTINQEKRIKHLENENKTLKVQKERIELLEKQVDLLLKSKG; encoded by the coding sequence ATGAAAAAACTATTATTCCTTTTAAGCTTTAGCTTATTTACAATTATGCAATTAGATGCTCAAACAACAAACTTTGATAATTTAAACGCAAACCTATATACAAATAAGGCCATTACTTGGACATCATCCAATTTTGGTTCTGGTTTTGGACATAGAATAATCAATGCTGACCCAGGAGGAAAAACACTATTAAATTTTCAAGCAAGACATGATACTTCAGTTTGGTCTGATTTGTTAACCTTAACATCTCAAGGCAGAGTTGGAATAGGCACTAATGCTCCTTCAACACTTTTGGAACTTAGCTCTATTGGTAGATCGGAACTCACACTTTCGGGAGATGGCTCCTCGGCTATAAACGCTGGTATTATTTTAAAAGCTAATCACAGTAGTAATCAAAGAGGTTTAGGCCTTTTTATGCATGACAAAGGCGGTCAAAATGAATGGTTTATAGGTAGACCATATTCAGGTTCAGATAAATTTGTAATCAATAGAAGAAATAATGTTTTAAATCACGATACAACAACCTCTAGCTTAATTCACAATAATTCAACACAGGTAACTGAGAATCTATTTACAGTAAATGCAACTGGTTTTGTTGGTATTGGCACTGTTAATCCTTCAACACTTTTAGAGATAAAAAGCTCTTCAAGCCCCGTTTTTAAAATAATTCATAACACTGAAGCCTCTAATTGGGGGTTGAAATTATCTCAAAAAAATGATTTAAGTGGATCTATAGAAATGTCTGGAAGAGATTTGAATATAGCAAGTGGTTGGAATAAAAAAATTATTCTTGGAGTGCCCGAATATGATTCTAACGGAGGCCAAGTTGTTGTTCCTTGGGGTAAGGTAGGCATCGGCACCACAACTCCAGACGCAAAACTAGCAGTAAAGGGAAACATCCATACCAACGAAGTCAAAGTAGATTTATTAGGAGCCATTGCTCCTGATTATGTCTTTTATAAAGATTATGATCTAAAAACATTAACAGAAGTAGAAAATTACATTACTGAAAAAGGCCATTTACCTAATATTCCTTCAGCAAAAGACATGGAAACTAATGGACTTTATCTCAAACAAATGAACTTAAAACTCCTTGAAAAAATAGAAGAGTTAACACTTTATACCATTAATCAAGAAAAACGCATTAAACATCTTGAGAATGAAAACAAAACACTCAAAGTACAAAAAGAACGAATTGAATTATTAGAAAAACAAGTCGATCTACTTTTAAAATCAAAAGGATAA
- a CDS encoding GspE/PulE family protein translates to MNNEYTIPTDLLQLLSSEQAYHYKIIPVKAHNGTLVFKTDTLTESLKRELRVVFGKDIELLPETSENINLYLSSNFRKKDLNKTEDLHYTNDFLEKLLLSAKDIGSSDIHFEPYEHKCRVRFRLDGKLKEHFIIALSEYPVIVNKLKIKAGLDISEKRLPQDGRITVKTQIDEFDIRVSSLPTLHGEKIVLRILSKDAGHIDIKDLGFTDREIKTYKEAIKNPNGIVLISGPTGSGKTTTLYATLKLLNDDKTNIVTIEDPIEYTLEGINQVQLRENIGLDFTSALRTFLRQDPDIIMVGEIRDVKTANMAIRAALTGHLVLSTIHTNSAWATISRLIDMGIPAFLIASTLNVSIAQRLVRKLCDHCKQKAPVIKDLFPENFSIPKDLTNHYKAVGCPKCYHTGYTGRKAIYEIIPITKTLVPHIKNNDLEIDDYLEEHHITTLKQNATELIKLGVTSVEEVYALLID, encoded by the coding sequence ATGAATAATGAATACACCATTCCAACCGATTTATTACAACTCTTAAGCAGTGAACAAGCTTATCATTATAAAATTATCCCTGTTAAGGCTCATAATGGAACGCTTGTATTTAAAACGGATACACTTACTGAAAGCTTAAAAAGGGAATTGCGCGTTGTTTTTGGAAAGGACATTGAATTGCTCCCCGAAACTTCGGAAAATATTAATCTCTATTTATCTAGTAATTTCAGGAAAAAAGATCTTAATAAAACCGAAGATTTGCATTATACCAATGACTTCCTTGAAAAACTATTACTATCTGCAAAAGATATTGGAAGTAGTGATATTCATTTTGAACCCTATGAACATAAATGTCGCGTCCGTTTTCGTTTAGATGGTAAACTGAAAGAGCATTTTATTATTGCCTTATCTGAATATCCTGTTATTGTTAATAAACTTAAAATTAAAGCCGGCTTAGATATTTCTGAAAAAAGACTGCCTCAAGATGGACGTATAACGGTAAAAACACAAATAGACGAATTTGATATCAGGGTTTCCAGCTTGCCAACTTTACACGGTGAAAAAATAGTATTGCGTATTTTAAGCAAAGATGCCGGTCATATTGATATTAAAGATTTAGGTTTTACAGATAGAGAGATAAAAACATATAAAGAAGCCATTAAAAATCCGAACGGCATCGTCCTTATTTCTGGGCCAACAGGTTCTGGAAAAACCACCACTTTATATGCAACTCTAAAATTACTTAATGATGACAAAACCAATATTGTAACCATTGAGGATCCTATTGAATATACACTTGAAGGTATTAATCAGGTACAATTAAGAGAAAATATAGGCTTAGATTTTACTAGTGCCCTGCGTACATTTTTACGACAAGATCCCGACATTATTATGGTGGGTGAGATTCGCGATGTAAAGACTGCTAACATGGCTATTAGAGCGGCTTTAACTGGACATTTAGTACTTTCTACAATACATACTAATTCTGCTTGGGCAACCATATCAAGACTCATAGATATGGGGATTCCTGCATTTTTAATAGCCAGTACTCTAAATGTAAGTATAGCCCAACGATTGGTTAGAAAATTATGTGATCACTGTAAACAAAAAGCTCCTGTAATAAAAGATCTGTTTCCAGAAAATTTTAGTATTCCTAAAGATCTAACAAACCATTATAAAGCTGTTGGCTGCCCAAAATGTTATCATACTGGTTATACAGGAAGGAAAGCGATCTATGAGATTATACCCATTACAAAAACCTTAGTACCACATATTAAAAATAACGACTTAGAGATTGATGATTATTTAGAAGAACATCATATTACAACTTTAAAACAAAACGCTACCGAACTTATAAAACTAGGGGTTACTTCTGTAGAAGAGGTCTATGCTTTATTAATTGATTAA
- a CDS encoding prepilin-type N-terminal cleavage/methylation domain-containing protein encodes MKKYKKLPAYNLQEVLIVLVIIGILLLLALPNLMPLISKTKSVEAQTQLKFIYNSQTSYRYMYSKYSPDLNEIDFEAPKTVNENGTSNYSYEILSATNNSFKAKATAITDFDGDGIFNVWEIDENGTPKQIIKD; translated from the coding sequence ATGAAAAAGTATAAAAAACTACCTGCCTATAATTTACAAGAAGTTTTAATTGTTCTTGTCATAATAGGCATATTACTATTATTAGCACTCCCTAATTTAATGCCTTTAATAAGTAAGACTAAAAGTGTAGAAGCACAAACTCAATTAAAGTTTATTTATAATTCGCAGACTTCTTACAGGTACATGTACTCAAAATACAGCCCTGATTTAAATGAAATAGATTTTGAAGCTCCAAAAACTGTTAACGAAAACGGAACAAGTAATTATAGCTACGAAATCTTAAGTGCCACAAATAATAGTTTTAAAGCGAAAGCAACTGCTATTACAGATTTTGACGGTGATGGTATTTTTAATGTTTGGGAAATAGACGAAAACGGCACACCCAAACAAATAATAAAAGACTAG
- a CDS encoding response regulator, which translates to MIKSFYTLIIEDHQLIIDGYIRALESVSSKNSSVLFSTHITKNCDEANEEIEHALETNTIIDLVFLDISLPPSKNGKLLSGDDLGIKLRCLFPRVKIIVSTHLSNNYRLVNILKTIKPDSLLLKSELDFQNLTEGILNVINDIPFYSKPVLKLVRQHVSNDFNLDNIDRQMLYYLSQGTKTKELPNVIHLSLAGIERRKRRLNQIFNNEKKSDKALLILAKEKGFL; encoded by the coding sequence ATGATTAAATCTTTTTACACGCTAATCATTGAAGACCACCAACTTATTATTGATGGCTATATAAGAGCTTTAGAGTCTGTTTCATCTAAAAATAGTAGTGTCCTTTTCTCTACACATATCACAAAAAATTGTGATGAGGCTAATGAAGAAATAGAACATGCGCTAGAAACCAATACTATTATTGATTTAGTGTTTTTAGATATTAGTTTACCACCTTCAAAAAATGGTAAACTACTTTCTGGAGACGATTTGGGTATAAAACTAAGGTGTTTATTTCCTAGAGTTAAAATTATTGTATCAACACACCTAAGTAATAATTACAGGTTGGTTAACATTTTAAAAACCATAAAACCTGATAGTTTACTTCTTAAAAGCGAATTAGACTTTCAAAATTTAACCGAAGGTATTTTAAATGTTATTAATGACATCCCTTTTTATAGTAAACCTGTTTTAAAATTGGTTAGGCAACATGTATCTAACGATTTTAATTTAGACAATATAGACAGACAAATGTTATATTATTTATCTCAAGGCACTAAAACCAAAGAATTACCTAATGTGATTCATTTGTCTTTAGCAGGCATTGAGCGTAGAAAACGGAGATTAAATCAAATTTTTAATAATGAAAAAAAATCAGATAAAGCATTGCTAATACTGGCCAAAGAAAAAGGGTTTCTATAG